In Hermetia illucens chromosome 1, iHerIll2.2.curated.20191125, whole genome shotgun sequence, one genomic interval encodes:
- the LOC119647898 gene encoding defensin-like produces the protein MKFTLVLVVFAVVCSMAFASPENLENLEDSGVVELVRHKRLSCLFENQAISAIACGASCITRKGKRGGWCSNGVCRCTPN, from the coding sequence ATGAAGTTCACATTGGTACTTGTCGTTTTCGCTGTTGTTTGCTCCATGGCCTTTGCATCGCCTGAAAACCTGGAAAACTTAGAAGATTCAGGAGTTGTGGAGTTAGTTCGTCATAAGCGTTTGAGCTGCCTCTTCGAGAATCAAGCCATCTCAGCAATAGCATGCGGAGCCAGCTGTATTACCCGAAAAGGAAAACGAGGTGGATGGTGTTCGAATGGAGTCTGCAGATGTACACCTAATTAA